The genome window CACGCCACCGAGGGACTGCTGCGCGACTATGCTGCCCGTTCGCTGGCGGAACTGGGCGAGGCCGACGCCGCGCGGGTGCTGGCACGCGTACCGGGCTGCGACGCCCAGAGCTGCGATCTGGAGACGCTGCTGACCCTGCTGGCCTTCCTGGGCAGCGAGTGGGAGGCGCGGGGCAAGGCCGCCGAGGAAAAGTACACGCCCTATCCGGCGCTGGTGAAGATGGAGGAGGAAGCGGAAAACGGCATCCTGCCCCCCTACGCCTACGAGGACTGCCGCCGCGCGCAGGGCAGGGACAGCGACACGACCATCGAGCTGGACCCGGACGCCGACGAGGGCGAAACCACGCGCGGCCACCACCGCCACGCCCTGACCATCCTGCGCCGGGCCGAGTACGAGCTGTCGGTCATCAACAACATGGGCTTTCCCGACTACTTCCTGATCGTGGCCGATTACATCAACTGGGCCAAGGACCACGACATCTCCGTGGGGCCGGGGCGCGGCTCGGGCGCAGGCAGCCTCGTGGCCTACGCCATGCGGATCACCAACCTCGATCCCCTGGAGTTCGAGCTGCTGTTCGAGCGCTTCCTGAACCCCGACCGCATCTCGATGCCCGACTTCGATATCGACTTCAATGACGCGCGGCGCATGGAGGTCATCGAGTACGTGCGCGGCAAGTACGGCGACGACAAGGTCGCCATGATCGCCACCTTCGGGACGATGGCGAGCAAGGCCTGCCTCAAGGATGTGGCGCGCGTGATGGGCCTGGAATACGCCAAGGTGGACAAGGTCTCCAAGCTCATTCCCATCAAGTTCGGCAAGAGCTACAGCCTGGAGCAGGCGCGCGAGTCGGTGCCGGACATCGCGCAGATGCTGAACGAGGATTCGCAGCTCCTCGAAGCCTACGAGTTCGCGCAGAAACTCGAAGGCCTGACGCGCCACGCCTCGGTGCACGCGGCGGGGGTGGTGATCGGGCGCGACAAGCTCACCGACCTCGTGCCGGTCATGCGCGACACGTCGGGTGAGGGCATGGTCTGCCAGTACGACATGAAGGCCGTGGAGGACATCGGCCTGATCAAGATGGACTTCCTAGGCCTGCGCACGCTGAGCTTCCTCGACGAAGCGCGGCGCATCATGCGCGAGTCGCAGAAGATCGACGTGGATTTCGACGCGATTCCCTTCGACGACGAGAAGACCTACGCGCTCATGAGCCGGGGCGACACCAAGGGCGTGTTTCAGCTCGAAGGCGCGGGCATCGCGGACGCCTCGCGCCGCCTCAAGCCCCGGCGCCTGGCCGACATCATCGCCCTCTCGGCGCTGTACCGCCCCGGCCCGATGGAGAACATCCCGACCTACGTGCGGCGCCACCACGGGGTCGAGGAAGTGGACTACGTGCGCGACGGCTTCGCGGCCAGCGCCCCGCACCTCGAGAAGATCTTGCAGGAAACCTACGGCATCCCCGTGTACCAGGAGCAGATCATGCAGATCGCCTCCGAGGTGGCGGGCTTCTCCTTGGGCGGAGCGGACCTGCTGCGCCGGGCGATGGGCAAGAAGGACGTGGCCGAGATGGCCCGGCAGCGCCAGATCTTCGTGGAGGGAGCCGAGGAAAACGGCGTGTCCAAGGAGGAGGGGAACAAGCTCTTCGACCTGCTGGACGCGTTCGCCAACTATGGGTTTAACAAGTCGCACTCGGCGGCCTACGGGGTCATCACCTACCAGACCGCGTGGCTCAAGGCCAACTACCCGGTCGAGTTCATGGCGGCCCTGTTGACCGTCGAGCGCCGCGACTCGGACAAGGTGGCTGAGTACGTCAGCGACGCCCGCAAGATGGACGTGCGTGTGCTGTCGCCGGACATCAACCGGTCGAGCAGTGACTTCGCCGTGCAGGGCGAGGAAATCCTGTTCGGGCTGTACGCCATCAAGGGCCTGGGCGAGGCGGCGGTGCAGAAGATTCTGGAGGAGCGCGAGCGCGGCGGTGGGTACGCCTCACTCTCGGACTTCTGCTCGCGCCTGGGCAACAAGGTCTGCAACCGCAAGGCCCTGGAAAGCCTAATCAAGTCGGGGGCCTTTGACGCCTTCGGCGAGCGGCGCCAACTGCTGGAATCGGTGGACGACGCCCTGGAAGACGCCGCCGGCACCGCCGAGATCAATGCAAAGGCCCAGAGCGGCATGAGCATGATGTTCGGCTTCGAGGAGGTGAAGAAGGAGCGCCCGCTGCGCAGCGGCGTGACGCCCCTGACCGACCTGGAGCGCCTGAAGATCGAGAAGGACGCGCTGGGCCTGTATATCTCCGGACATCCGCTGGAGCAGCACGAAGGCCTGCGCGAGGCGGCGAGTTGCCGCATCAGCGACCTCGACACCTGGTTTACGACCCAGAGCGTGGCTCCCGGCAAGCGCATCAAGGCGGTGCTGGCCGGCATGATCGAGAGCGTGGTCAAGAAGCCGACCAAATCGGGCGGCATGATGGCCCGCTTCATCCTGGCCGACGAGTCGGGGCAGACCGAACTCGTGGCCTTCTCGCGCGCCTACGACCGCATTCAGGACCGGCTGGTGAACGACACGCCCGCCCTGGTGATCGTGGAGCTGGAGTCTGAAGACGGCGGCCTGCGGGCGATTGCCGAGGAGGTCGTGGGGATTGAGCAACTGACCGAGGTGCCCAAGGTCATGTACGTGACCATCGACCTGGAGACGGCCAGCCCGGACGCTGTCGGCGAGTTCCAGAGCGTGCTGGACGAACACGCAGGCAGTATGCCCACCTACCTGCGGCTGGAGACGCCCGAGCAGTTCGTGCTGTACCAACTGGACCACGGGATGGGCAGCCCGGAGGCGATCCGGGCGCTGAACCGCACCTTCGCCTGGGCCTCGGCTTATCTGGCCTACGACCAGCAGACCATTCTGGGCCGTTTCGCTCCCAAGCCGCCCGCCTGGATGGCGCGGCAGCAGGGCGGGGGCGGAGGCATGCGGGCGTGATTCCGGAACCCCTGCGCGCAGAGGCGGCCATCCATCATCTGCTGCTGCGCGAGGGGTTCATGACGGGCCGCGAAGTCGTCGCCTGGGCCGATGCCTGGCTGATGCGTCTGGATGACCTGCCCGACGAACTGGTGGACATCAGCCTGAGCCGGGAGAGGGCCAACGACATTCTCGGTGCCCTGAACCGGCTGGCCCCACCGGGGCTGGATGCCGACACCTTCGGCCGCCTGTGTCAGTTGCTCCATGGACAGCTCGAACGGTCGCCACAGGCTCTGGAGGCTATTACGGCGCTGCTCTGGCGGGTGCATTACGACGGTGTGGACGGTGCCCGGCCGCTGACTTTTGAGCCCTTGCAGGGGCTGTACATGTTCCGCGAGTACCAGAATCTCATTCCTGACGGCTACGTGCACCTGACGCTGGACGAGTTGCGCGGGGATGTGCTGGAGTTTCTGGGCGGGTACGCCCGCAGAGGCAAGGCCTGAGCTTCTCTGCGCTCGCTCGGCTTATCAGCCGCCGCATCTCCGGTCTACGAAGCGTCCAGCACCGAGGCCAGGGCCAGCGAAAAGGGTAGACACAGGGGGTGGGCTACGGCTTCCCTAACCCCCGCCTCACCCGCTGACTCCAGGCCGCCCCCAGACTGAGACCATGCTCGATAACATTCTGGACACGGTCCGCCGAGGGGCCGAGAAAGTGCAGCGCCGGGGCGAGGAAGTGGCCCAGGTGGCCCGGCTGCGGATGGAAGTCTTTCAGCTCGGCCGCGAACTTGACGGCACCTATGGCCGCTTGGGGCGCGCGTACCACGGCGGCGCGCAGCCCGACCAGATGGCTGAGCTCCAGACCGAGATCCGCCGGCTGGAGGCCGAGATCCAGGCCCGCGAGCGTCTCATCACCGAGCTCGGGAGCGTTCCCGACGAGCCGGGGACCCAGCGGGTCGAGCCGGCCTACCCGGTCGCGACGCCGACGGCGACCGCTGCCTCCACGACTGCCTACAACACGCCCGCCGCCGTGCCCCACCCCGGCCAGGAGGTTCCTTCCATGACCAAGAACGACGTTCCGACCACGCCCGACCCCACCATGCAGCACAGCGACGAGCGGCTCGTGCCCGGCGACAAGACGGCCAGCCAGGGCAATGAGGCGGCGCGCGACGAGATGGTGCGTCACCGCGAGACCATCGAAGAGGGCAAGGCGTCCAGCAAGAATCCCGATCCGCTCGATCTCTGATCTGGACGCCGCCGGACAGGCCCGAGTGCCTTCCTGACTTCTGAGCCCCTGAATGACTGCCCCCGCCGAAGCGGGGGCGTTGTCGTGGATCTGGAAGCGCTGCTCAGCCCGGAGATAGGAGCTCGGCGCCGTGTGTCCGCAGCCAGGCCCGCTGTTCACGGTGCCCGGGCCTCAGGCGGGCGACATGCGCCCAGTAGCGCGGCGAGTGGTTGAGTTCCAGCAGGTGGGCGGCCTCGTGCAGCGCCACGTACTCCAGCACGGGCAGCGGCGCGGCGCTCAGCGCCCAGTGGAGCCGGATGTCGCCGCGCGCTGTGCAGCTGCCCCAGCGGCTGCGCGTATCACTGACTTGCACCGTACCCAGACGGTCCAGGGCCCCCAGCTGCGTGGCGAAGTCACGGACCAGCCGCTTGTACGGCTCCGGCGTGGCCGCGCGCCGCCACGCCCGGACCTGCGCCGCCAGCCCCGCAGGGTCGGCGGCCGGGAGACGCAGGTCGTCACCCACCCGCTCGGGTCGCAGCAGATCGCTGACCACACGGAGTGTCAGGGGCTCGCCCATAAAGAAGACGACCGAGCCGTCGCCCGGTGCCGGAGCTGGGGGCGCGGAGGCGGCCTGGGCCTGCCGCTCCAGGTGCTGTGCCAGCCAGCCACTCTTGGCTTCCACGAAGGCGCGGATGGCGGCCTCGGGCAACTGCGTAGGGGCGTGCGCCGTGACCACGCCGCCGCGCACTTCCAGCGCCAGGGTGCGGCGGCGTCCGCTGCGGCGCACGACGACGGTCAGGCCGGCGACGGTGAGGGTGGGCAGGGGAACCGGCATCCACTCAGCAGAGCGCGGTGGGACAGGCGGCGTCAAGGTGCGTGGGGATACGAGAAAGGGCGTGGAGAGCCGGTCTGGCCTCCACGCCCCTACCGCTCAGCTCAGAGCTGGTTGTAGGGCACGTTCAGGGTGTCGCAGTTGTTCGGGTTGCCCGACTGGAAGCCCTTGGTGAACCAGTTGATGCGCTGCTGGCCGCTACCGTGCGTAAACGAGTCCGGCACGACGCGGCCCTGGCCGGCGCGCTGCAGGGTGTCGTCGCCGATGGCCGAGGCGGTGTCGAGGGCCTCACGGATGTCGGCCTGGGTCAGGTTGGCGGCCTCGCTGCCGCGCACCTTGTTGCCCCATACGCCTGCGAAGCAGTCGGCCTGAAGCTCAAGGCGAACGCTGTAGCTGTTGGCTTCGGCCTCGCTGCGGGCCGCGCGCTGCTTGCGCTCGACCTGATCGGCGATCCCGAGTTCGTTCTGGACATGGTGCCCGACCTCGTGGGCGATCACGTAGGCGTAGGCGAAATCGCCGCCGCCGCCGAGCTGACGCTCCATCGTGTTGAAGAAGCTGGTATCCAGATACACCTTGCTGTCCAGTGGGCAGTAGAACGGCCCCACGGCGCTGCTCGCCTGTCCGCAGGCGCTCTTCACGCTGCCGCTGAACAGCACGAGCCTGGGCTTGGTGTACTGCCGGTCCGACTGCTTAAAGATGCCCGTCCAGACCTGATCGGTGCTGCCCAGAATCCGGTCCACGAACTGGTAGCTCTCGTCCTTGGTGTCGCTCTGGGTCTGCCCATTTTGCGTCTGGCCATCCTGGGTCTGCGAGGGAGCGTTATGGGTCTGCGTCTGCTGGCCCGAGTCACCGCCGCCTAGGATCACGCTGGGGTCAATGCCGAAGAACAGCGCCACTACGGCGATGATCAGGCCGCCGATACCGCCTACCGCGAGGCCGCCGCCGGGCAGGCCCCCGCCGCCGCGCCGGTCTTCCACATTGCCGCTTCCCGGAAGATTTTTCCAATCCATGAGGATGTCAGTGCTCCTTTTGGGTCCTGCGCCGGGCCAGCCGGTGCACGCTGGCTTTGCCGGGGCCCCGTTGCGGCGCGGGGAACCTCAGTCTAGGACTCTGTGGCTGACGACACCTTTAGTGAGAATGCACCGAACGTTGCGAATTGAGCGCGGGGCGGGCGCTGGGTCAGCCGGCGTGAAAGGGACACGCCCCGGCTGAAGCAGGTTCTTCCGGGTCCAGCCAGCGGGGAGACTGGTGGGCGAAGTTGGGGGCCTCCTCACGGGCTCTGTAGCTGCGGCCCCAGACCGGGGTCGTCGCGGGCGAGAGCGGCGGGATGAGCCACGACCACCGGCCGCGCACCTCACGCCCAGCCCGCGCTTCCCGTTCCTCGAACCGCCGGAAGTGCCGCGTGACCGTGTGGTGATCAGTGATCTTGACCCCCGCCGCCCCGAAGGAGTGCAGCGTCGCCACGTTCAGCTCGACGAGCGCCCGGTCACGCCACAGCGTGCGCTCGCGCGAGGTGTCCAGCCCCAGCGCGCGGCCCACCGCCGGCAGCTGGTCATAGCGGTCGGCATCGGCCAGATTGCGTGCGGCGATCTCGGTCTGCACGTACCACCCGCTGAAGGGCGCGCACGCGAAACTCAGCCCGCCGACCTCCAGGCTCATGTCGCTGATGACCGGCAGGGCGTGCCACCGCAGCCCCAGCTCCGCGACAGCGGGGCAGTCGGGATGCGTGAGGGCCACCTCCTGCACGGCCTGGGGCGGCAGGGTGAACAGCCGGGTCCGTCCTCCTGCCTCAATGGCCAGCGGCAGCACGTCGAAGGCGGTGCCGGGGCCGCCCGCCCAGCCCAGCCGGCGCAGCCAGTCGGTCAGAGCGAGGTTGGCCGGGTCGCCCACCACACTCTCCGGGTGGCCGGGCTGCCGGTATGCCGCATACCGGATGAGCTGCGGGTTGTGAATCCGCACGCCCGGCCCGAACACGCTCATCAGAGGGCGCAGGTGTCCGCCGTGAAAGGCGTCCTCCAAGTGGGCACACAGGTGCGCGAAGACCTCCTCGTGCGCCGTGACGTGCCGCAGGTCACGCACCTCCAGCGCTTCCCAGTACAGCCGGCCCACACAGCGCGCCGAGTTGCGCCACGCCACCCGGCCCCCGTGCCTGAGTTCCTCGGTGTTCAGGGTATAGGTGCCAGTGTGGCTCAGCTCGTCCCCGACGGCACGGAGCCGGGCCTCCAGGCCTTCCAGCGCGTGCTCGGCGTACATCCCGGTCAGGAACCGTTCCGCCTCACGCTGCACGGCTGGGGGGGTCAGGGTCATGGCGTGAGGCTAGCGCCGCCGCCGCTGCGGGAATGTCCCGCGTGGGGGGGTACGGTGCCCCCGGCGGGGGAGAAGAAGTCTGTGCCTACTCGCCCTGCAGGGTCAGCACCAGCGAGCGCGCTCCGCCC of Deinococcus sp. Leaf326 contains these proteins:
- the dnaE gene encoding DNA polymerase III subunit alpha, encoding MTAPDAAPAPTHPGGHIHLPDGSCCKPKRFAHLHQHTQYSLLDGAAKLKDLLKWAKEVTPEGQTPALAMTDHGNMHGAVHFYNYATGMDVKPIIGYEAYVVPGQGTRRDRTRGQDGEKGIFHLTLLARDFEGYQNLCRLSSRGYTEGYYYKPRIDHELLQEHHKGVIAMSGCLGSEVQQLLMQGREADAKARLLWYRDLFGENYYIEIQDHGLPEQRRNNPILKAWAQELGIGMVATNDGHYVKKSDATAHETLLAIQTKATLADENRFKFPCDEFYVKDLEEMQAALPVAEWGEEVFDNTAMIADLCNVELPVGKKRVYQMPALPIPEGRTMPEELRVQTYRGTVKRYPAHATEGLLRDYAARSLAELGEADAARVLARVPGCDAQSCDLETLLTLLAFLGSEWEARGKAAEEKYTPYPALVKMEEEAENGILPPYAYEDCRRAQGRDSDTTIELDPDADEGETTRGHHRHALTILRRAEYELSVINNMGFPDYFLIVADYINWAKDHDISVGPGRGSGAGSLVAYAMRITNLDPLEFELLFERFLNPDRISMPDFDIDFNDARRMEVIEYVRGKYGDDKVAMIATFGTMASKACLKDVARVMGLEYAKVDKVSKLIPIKFGKSYSLEQARESVPDIAQMLNEDSQLLEAYEFAQKLEGLTRHASVHAAGVVIGRDKLTDLVPVMRDTSGEGMVCQYDMKAVEDIGLIKMDFLGLRTLSFLDEARRIMRESQKIDVDFDAIPFDDEKTYALMSRGDTKGVFQLEGAGIADASRRLKPRRLADIIALSALYRPGPMENIPTYVRRHHGVEEVDYVRDGFAASAPHLEKILQETYGIPVYQEQIMQIASEVAGFSLGGADLLRRAMGKKDVAEMARQRQIFVEGAEENGVSKEEGNKLFDLLDAFANYGFNKSHSAAYGVITYQTAWLKANYPVEFMAALLTVERRDSDKVAEYVSDARKMDVRVLSPDINRSSSDFAVQGEEILFGLYAIKGLGEAAVQKILEERERGGGYASLSDFCSRLGNKVCNRKALESLIKSGAFDAFGERRQLLESVDDALEDAAGTAEINAKAQSGMSMMFGFEEVKKERPLRSGVTPLTDLERLKIEKDALGLYISGHPLEQHEGLREAASCRISDLDTWFTTQSVAPGKRIKAVLAGMIESVVKKPTKSGGMMARFILADESGQTELVAFSRAYDRIQDRLVNDTPALVIVELESEDGGLRAIAEEVVGIEQLTEVPKVMYVTIDLETASPDAVGEFQSVLDEHAGSMPTYLRLETPEQFVLYQLDHGMGSPEAIRALNRTFAWASAYLAYDQQTILGRFAPKPPAWMARQQGGGGGMRA
- a CDS encoding M48 family metallopeptidase, whose translation is MPVPLPTLTVAGLTVVVRRSGRRRTLALEVRGGVVTAHAPTQLPEAAIRAFVEAKSGWLAQHLERQAQAASAPPAPAPGDGSVVFFMGEPLTLRVVSDLLRPERVGDDLRLPAADPAGLAAQVRAWRRAATPEPYKRLVRDFATQLGALDRLGTVQVSDTRSRWGSCTARGDIRLHWALSAAPLPVLEYVALHEAAHLLELNHSPRYWAHVARLRPGHREQRAWLRTHGAELLSPG
- a CDS encoding neutral zinc metallopeptidase yields the protein MDWKNLPGSGNVEDRRGGGGLPGGGLAVGGIGGLIIAVVALFFGIDPSVILGGGDSGQQTQTHNAPSQTQDGQTQNGQTQSDTKDESYQFVDRILGSTDQVWTGIFKQSDRQYTKPRLVLFSGSVKSACGQASSAVGPFYCPLDSKVYLDTSFFNTMERQLGGGGDFAYAYVIAHEVGHHVQNELGIADQVERKQRAARSEAEANSYSVRLELQADCFAGVWGNKVRGSEAANLTQADIREALDTASAIGDDTLQRAGQGRVVPDSFTHGSGQQRINWFTKGFQSGNPNNCDTLNVPYNQL
- a CDS encoding nitric oxide synthase oxygenase, giving the protein MTLTPPAVQREAERFLTGMYAEHALEGLEARLRAVGDELSHTGTYTLNTEELRHGGRVAWRNSARCVGRLYWEALEVRDLRHVTAHEEVFAHLCAHLEDAFHGGHLRPLMSVFGPGVRIHNPQLIRYAAYRQPGHPESVVGDPANLALTDWLRRLGWAGGPGTAFDVLPLAIEAGGRTRLFTLPPQAVQEVALTHPDCPAVAELGLRWHALPVISDMSLEVGGLSFACAPFSGWYVQTEIAARNLADADRYDQLPAVGRALGLDTSRERTLWRDRALVELNVATLHSFGAAGVKITDHHTVTRHFRRFEEREARAGREVRGRWSWLIPPLSPATTPVWGRSYRAREEAPNFAHQSPRWLDPEEPASAGACPFHAG